The Paenibacillus sp. RC334 nucleotide sequence TCTTCACTTCCACCACAGCTCTCAATATCACCGAGCAGGGAGTCCAGCGTGGTTCCTTCTTCCGGCAAATCAATAACTAAACTGTCTTCGTCTACCTGGATGGTGCAGCAGGTTTTCATTGTAAATCCCTCGCTTAATTCTTATTTGAGCATGCACACGCAAGCTCAGATAGGATGAATTCCCATGGATTCCGGGATAAGCCCCTTTGAATCCGTTTGAAATTATAAACCTATTGTTTTGAAATTGCAATGAACAAACCTTGAATTTTTTCAGAATTAGCGAGGGACTACATGAAATTTTTCAATAAAGGCTAGATCCGAGTAACAATTTGATCCACCAAGCCATATGCTACCGCTTCCTCAGCCGTAAGGAAGTGATCTCTATCGGTATCTTTTTCCACACACTCCAGCGGTTGCCCGGTATGATCTGCCAAAATACGGTTCAACTGTTTCCGGCTCTTGATCAGACGCTCGGCGTAAATCAGCACATCCGAAGCTTGTCCCTTGGCTCCGCCCAACGGCTGGTGAATCATAATCTCACTGTTGGGCAGCGCCATCCGCTTGCCCTTCGTGCCTCCGGTCAGCAAAATCGTACCAAAGCTCGCTGCCATGCCTGTGCATATGGTAGATATATCATTTTTCACAAATTGCATCGTATCATAAATGGCAAACCCCGCTGAAATGGACCCGCCCGGACTGTTAATATACATCTGTATGTCCTTCTCGGAATCCTCGGCGGTAAGATGCAACAGTTGCGCTACAATGACATTTGCCATTTGATCCTCAATCTCACCCGACACCATAATGATACGATCCTTTAATAGCCGGGAATAAATATCATAGCTTCGCTCTCCGCGACTCGTTTGCTCAATTACATAAGGAATGGTGCTCATTTGCCAAAACCCCCCTCTTGTTAAGCGGCCATCCTAGCCTGCATGCCATGGGAAGGATTAGAGTTCATTTGAGCGCCAGAAGAATAAAAGCTCTGATACAGCACAGATCCGGCAATCGCTATTGGCTCAGCCATATCGTTCAAGCCAAGCGCAATCCAGCGTTGTGCGTCTCCTGCACAAAAGGCCGCCAAATAAGCCTTAAGCCATTCCCGCTCCTCTTCATGCTCAGGTAGGGTTACAGACTCCAGCCCATTTCCCTCTTTGTGCTTCTGGGCAAGCAAAGCGCGGGCCCGGCTTAAGGCCGCTTTTACCGCACCTTCCGTCGTATTCAGCATCTTTGCCGTTTCCGACGCCGTATAGCCCCATACATCCCGCAGCACCAAGATGGTCCGCTGCCATGTTGATACATGTGTCATTAAATATTGAAGCGCCAGTTCCAGATCTGGTGTGTAATTTTCTTCATAACTCGGTGAAGGCTCATCATACTTTCGAGTATAATCTCCTTCGCCAGGCGCAGACAGGCGCTTTTGAGCATTTTGCCTGCGAATATCATCAATCCATCGATTCCGCGCGGAACGTATTAAATAAGCCTCGCCATTTTCCAGCTCATGCAGTTTTTTCTCAGATTGCAGCATATGCAGAAAAGTCGCCTGCGCCAAATCCTCCGCATCCCATGTGGAGCCTGTCAACGAAAGACAGTAGCGATACAACGCAGGAAGTACTTTTTGGAATGGTTCATTTCCCTTAGAGTGGGAAGATTCATTTTTCATCCGTTCGGATATCACAAAGGCCATATTTGGGGCCCCCCTTTGTTCAGTCCATTTGAGTTTGAGTGTTTCATTGAGGTAGACGGAATTACATATCAAAAGGATACGGTCGTTTAATGGTTTTATTGTAACAAGTAAAATAAACAAAAAACAGCTGATTCACGAGGCCTAGTTCGTTGCTACGGCAACTCCATTTACTTATAACTCCCTTCAACACATCTACCTCTGTCAAAATGAATGTCGATTTTTCGCAAATAAAGGAAGTTTCAATTCATCAAACGAGTGTCTAATAGCCCCAGCGACTTTATTCCTACTTTTGGACATATGTAAATTTTTATTTAAAAGAATACGTTAAAGCATCCTACTTCCATATTGAGGGCTTTGTCAAATTTTGAGACTAATCCACAATCATCCGTCCGGCTCCGCCGCCTTGCCAACGCCCTGCTGTACGTTTCCCCCGTCCAGCGCCTTCCAGAATAAGAACCAACTGTCTGTGTAGCTGTACCTGGGAATAGTCTCTGTATTCCGCACCGCTTCGGTTTGCAATGTAATGCTGGATTGATTCTCTGTCCACGGCTTCCAGGTTCAGGCA carries:
- the clpP gene encoding ATP-dependent Clp endopeptidase proteolytic subunit ClpP; the encoded protein is MSTIPYVIEQTSRGERSYDIYSRLLKDRIIMVSGEIEDQMANVIVAQLLHLTAEDSEKDIQMYINSPGGSISAGFAIYDTMQFVKNDISTICTGMAASFGTILLTGGTKGKRMALPNSEIMIHQPLGGAKGQASDVLIYAERLIKSRKQLNRILADHTGQPLECVEKDTDRDHFLTAEEAVAYGLVDQIVTRI
- a CDS encoding RNA polymerase sigma factor; this translates as MAFVISERMKNESSHSKGNEPFQKVLPALYRYCLSLTGSTWDAEDLAQATFLHMLQSEKKLHELENGEAYLIRSARNRWIDDIRRQNAQKRLSAPGEGDYTRKYDEPSPSYEENYTPDLELALQYLMTHVSTWQRTILVLRDVWGYTASETAKMLNTTEGAVKAALSRARALLAQKHKEGNGLESVTLPEHEEEREWLKAYLAAFCAGDAQRWIALGLNDMAEPIAIAGSVLYQSFYSSGAQMNSNPSHGMQARMAA